Proteins found in one Xenopus laevis strain J_2021 chromosome 1L, Xenopus_laevis_v10.1, whole genome shotgun sequence genomic segment:
- the rnf34.L gene encoding ring finger protein 34, E3 ubiquitin protein ligase L homeolog isoform X1: MKSGASSMWASCCGLLNEVMGTGAVRGQQTGFAGGTGPFRFASNTDFSPYPASSSSNIVCKACGLAFSVFRKKHVCCDCKKDFCSVCSTPQENLRRCSTCHLLQETDFQRPRLMKLKVKDLRQYLSLRNIPTVSCREKEDLVDMVLCHHGPCPTEDMDISMDSSARSQSSSFLPHSIFSSPPVPSPSVSSSEGELSERSGSTATSQGTTEAISASDTEPQEPQTAELSRKRARVSLSDLSVLEDIDALTIRQLKEILARNFVNYSGCCEKWELVEKVSRLYRENEENRKALQNSESKADPEKVRRSLTGSEDNLCRICMDAVIDCVLLECGHMVTCTKCGKRMSECPICRQYVVRAVHVFKS, encoded by the exons ATGAAG tCGGGGGCCAGCTCCATGTGGGCTTCTTGCTGTGGCTTGCTGAATGAAGTCATGGGTACTggagcagtgcgaggtcaacAGACAGGTTTCGCAGGAGGAACTGGCCCTTTTCGATTTGCATCAAATACTGATTTTTCTCCATATCCTGCCTCGTCTTCTAGCAACATTGTGTGTAAAGCCTGTGGGCTAGCATTTTCTGTCTTCAGGAAGAAG CATGTGTGCTGTGATTGCAAGAAGGATTTCTGCTCTGTGTGCTCTACACCTCAGGAGAACTTAAGACGTTGCAGTACCTGCCATTTGCTACAGGAGACAGACTTTCAAAGGCCTCGGCTTATGAAGCTTAAAGTAAAGGATCTGCGGCAGTATCTATCCCTTAGAAACATCCCAACTGTCAGTTGCAGAGAAAAGGAAGATTTAGTAGATATGGTACTGTGCCATCATGGCCCCTGTCCAACAGAAGACATGGACATTAGTATGGACAGCTCTGCAAGATCTCAGTCCTCTAGCTTCTTACCACATTCAATTTTCTCTTCACCTCCTGTGCCTTCACCATCTGTGTCCTCATCTGAGGGAGAACTATCTGAAAGAAGTGGTAGCACAGCCACATCCCAG GGTACAACTGAAGCAATCTCAGCATCTGATACAGAACCCCAAGAACCACAG ACAGCTGAACTGTCTCGAAAGCGAGCAAGAGTGTCCCTGTCAGATCTTTCAGTGCTGGAGGATATTGATGCGCTCACAATCCGACAGCTAAAGGAAATCCTAGCTCGGAATTTTGTCAACTACTCAGGATGCTGTGAGAAATGGGAACTGGTAGAAAAAGTCAGTCGCTTAtacagagagaatgaagagaacagAAAAGCTT tgcagaattcagaAAGTAAAGCAGATCCag AGAAAGTACGGCGCTCATTGACTGGTAGTGAGGACAACCTCTGCAGAATTTGCATGGATGCAGTTATCGACTGTGTGCTCCTGGAGTGTGGTCACATGGTGACGTGCACTAAATGCGGGAAGAGAATGAGCGAGTGTCCAATCTGCCGCCAGTATGTGGTGCGCGCTGTCCATGTAtttaaatcttaa
- the rnf34.L gene encoding ring finger protein 34, E3 ubiquitin protein ligase L homeolog isoform X2 has protein sequence MWASCCGLLNEVMGTGAVRGQQTGFAGGTGPFRFASNTDFSPYPASSSSNIVCKACGLAFSVFRKKHVCCDCKKDFCSVCSTPQENLRRCSTCHLLQETDFQRPRLMKLKVKDLRQYLSLRNIPTVSCREKEDLVDMVLCHHGPCPTEDMDISMDSSARSQSSSFLPHSIFSSPPVPSPSVSSSEGELSERSGSTATSQGTTEAISASDTEPQEPQTAELSRKRARVSLSDLSVLEDIDALTIRQLKEILARNFVNYSGCCEKWELVEKVSRLYRENEENRKALQNSESKADPEKVRRSLTGSEDNLCRICMDAVIDCVLLECGHMVTCTKCGKRMSECPICRQYVVRAVHVFKS, from the exons ATGTGGGCTTCTTGCTGTGGCTTGCTGAATGAAGTCATGGGTACTggagcagtgcgaggtcaacAGACAGGTTTCGCAGGAGGAACTGGCCCTTTTCGATTTGCATCAAATACTGATTTTTCTCCATATCCTGCCTCGTCTTCTAGCAACATTGTGTGTAAAGCCTGTGGGCTAGCATTTTCTGTCTTCAGGAAGAAG CATGTGTGCTGTGATTGCAAGAAGGATTTCTGCTCTGTGTGCTCTACACCTCAGGAGAACTTAAGACGTTGCAGTACCTGCCATTTGCTACAGGAGACAGACTTTCAAAGGCCTCGGCTTATGAAGCTTAAAGTAAAGGATCTGCGGCAGTATCTATCCCTTAGAAACATCCCAACTGTCAGTTGCAGAGAAAAGGAAGATTTAGTAGATATGGTACTGTGCCATCATGGCCCCTGTCCAACAGAAGACATGGACATTAGTATGGACAGCTCTGCAAGATCTCAGTCCTCTAGCTTCTTACCACATTCAATTTTCTCTTCACCTCCTGTGCCTTCACCATCTGTGTCCTCATCTGAGGGAGAACTATCTGAAAGAAGTGGTAGCACAGCCACATCCCAG GGTACAACTGAAGCAATCTCAGCATCTGATACAGAACCCCAAGAACCACAG ACAGCTGAACTGTCTCGAAAGCGAGCAAGAGTGTCCCTGTCAGATCTTTCAGTGCTGGAGGATATTGATGCGCTCACAATCCGACAGCTAAAGGAAATCCTAGCTCGGAATTTTGTCAACTACTCAGGATGCTGTGAGAAATGGGAACTGGTAGAAAAAGTCAGTCGCTTAtacagagagaatgaagagaacagAAAAGCTT tgcagaattcagaAAGTAAAGCAGATCCag AGAAAGTACGGCGCTCATTGACTGGTAGTGAGGACAACCTCTGCAGAATTTGCATGGATGCAGTTATCGACTGTGTGCTCCTGGAGTGTGGTCACATGGTGACGTGCACTAAATGCGGGAAGAGAATGAGCGAGTGTCCAATCTGCCGCCAGTATGTGGTGCGCGCTGTCCATGTAtttaaatcttaa
- the anapc5.L gene encoding anaphase promoting complex subunit 5 L homeolog translates to MASVHESLYFNPMMTNGVVHANVFGIKDWVTPYKISVLVLLSEMSKNTKISLVEKRRLNKQILPLLQGPDMTLSKLIKIVEECCPNVSSSVHIRIKLMAEGELKDMEQFFDDLADSFTGTEPEVHKTSVVGLFLRHMILAYNKLSFSQVYKLYTSLQQYFQSEKSKATSKTDSDEADMDLTNNDEEEGKLEKEDLDFPIGEDDLACSGPLSQKQAEYFLSQQASLMKSDENKALTPVLLQKELNNLLKFNPDFAEAHYLSYLNSLRVQDVFSSTHSLLHYFDRLILTGAESKSNGDEGYGRSLRYAALNLAALHCRFGH, encoded by the exons ATGGCCAGCGTTCATGAAAGCCTGTATTTTAACCCCATGATGACCAACGGGGTAGTTCACGCCAATGTGTTCGGTATAAAGGACTGGGTGACGCCGTACAAGATCTCAGTGCTAGTGTTGCTGAGCGAGATGAGTAAGAATACGAAAATCAGCTTggtggagaagaggcgcttaaacaAGCAAATCCTTCCCCTCCTGCAG GGACCAGATATGACTCTTTCTAAACTAATTAAGATTGTTGAAGAGTGCTGTCCAAATGTGTCAAGCTCTGTCCATATCAG AATAAAGTTGATGgctgaaggagaactaaaggacATGGAGCAATTCTTTGATGATCTTGCTGATTCCTTTACAGGAACTGAACCCGAAGTGCACAAAACAAGTGTTGTTG GACTTTTCCTTCGACACATGATCTTGGCATACAACAAACTTTCCTTCAGTCAAGTATACAAGCTGTACACTTCGTTGCAGCAATATTTTCAGAGTGAGAAAAGCAAGGCCACTTCAAAGACAGATAGTGATGAGGCAGATATGGATCTTACTAACAATGACGAGGAAGAAGGAAAACTGGAGAAAGAAGATCTGGATTTCCCTATTGG GGAGGACGACTTGGCTTGCAGTGGCCCATTATCCCAGAAACAAGCAGAATATTTCCTCTCTCAACAG GCCTCTTTAATGAAGAGTGATGAGAACAAGGCCCTGACCCCAGTCTTACTGCAAAAGGAACTAAATAATCTGTTGAAGTTCAACCCTGATTTCGCAGAAGCT CATTACTTAAGCTATTTAAACAGTCTGCGTGTTCAAGATGTGTTCAGTTCAACACATAGCCTATTGCATTACTTTGACCGCTTGATTCTCACTGGTGCAGAGAGTAAAAGTAATGGAGATGAAGGATATGGGCGGAGTTTGCGATATGCTGCATTGAATCTTGCTGCCCTGCACTGCCGCTTTGGACACTAG